TGCTCCAGGGGAGCCAGCGGCGTGGTCGGCGTACGGGTGTCGGTGTCTGCTGTGCGGCCCTCATGTGGGCCTCCCCTCCAGGGCGGATGTCCGGTCCTCACCAGACTCCCGTCGGGGGCGGCGCGAATCGTCGCACCGGTGGCGGAGTTGGGCGGTACTGCCGGGGGTGGCGGGAGCGGAGGGTTACTCCCGCGGGAGTACGGGTGGGGCAAGGTGGGGGGGAAGCGCTCGAGAGGAGACGGCATGTTCGCGGTCCGCGGTCGCGTTATGCGGAGTTCGCGGAGCGGCCGCTCCGGAGCCGCCAGCTCCACCGCGTACAAGGCTTCCCCAATCCCGCCCCTTCCCGAAACCGGGGGCTCTGCCCCGCGGACCCCCACTGGGGCTCCGCCCCAGACCCCGCTCCTCAAGCGCCGGAGGGGCTGGGGGTGGGCATTTCCAGCCCGTCGAGGGGGTCCCCCCTGCTCGAGCGAAGCCGAGAGCTTGGGGGAGATTGAGGACAAGCGGCCGAAGGTCGCTTACCGGCGGGGCCGCGGGCCCGACCCCATCACCCGCTAAGAAGGGGTCCGCGCCGCAGCCGCCAGGAGCCGCACCGTGTCCTCGTCGCACAGCGCAAGCGCCCCGCCCACCGCCGTCAGCACTTCTCGCTCCGCCGGGCTGTACGGGCCGTCCGCCAAAGCGATCCGCGCACCCTGCAGCAGGATCGACTCCCGGCCAGCCGGGGCCAGGTGCGGGGCCAGCGGCTCCAGCGCCTCGTGGAGTTCGATCGCGAGCGCCACCCCGCAGGGGTCCGCGTCCGCCGTCAGTGCCTCCGCCAGGATCCCCAACTGCTCCTCGCTGCAGTCGTCGTAGCCGGCCGCCCGCAGGGCGGACGCCGCCACCGCCGTTGCCGTACGCGAGGACGCTCCGCCCGCGGCGAGTACCGCGAGCGCGACCGTGTGCACCGCGTCCCGCAGCATCGCGGAGAAGCGGGTCGTCGTGGGGTGGTCGAGGGCGTCCAGGCCGAAGTGCGTCTGGCAGGCAGCGCATTCGACGACCGGGCCTTCGGTCCCTCGCTTGAGCAGCGGTACACCCAGGACCGTCAGCCGGCGGCGCCCGGTGCGGCGGCGGTAGTTGCGGTCGCCTCCGCAGTCGGCGCAGAAGAACTCGCCGTCGCCGACGGTTTCCCAGGAGGTACGGACTGCCCAGATGATCGACTTCTTGCCACTGTGACCTCGGGCTGGCAGCACGTCGCACCTCCGTAACGCCTCGGCAACATTGCCGCGTTGACGTGATGTTAGCCACATCGATGATGCGGCGTCAGCACCTCGGCAGGAGATGGCTTGGTCCCGCCTGCCTCAACAGGCAGACGGGACCAAGGAAGTGCGAGGTCAGGAGGGGTGCGTACCGATTCGCAAGCGGGCCTGCATCGAAAATGCGATCAGGCCGAGGAAGTGCCTAGCGCGCTGCCCGGTTGACCGCCGAGATGACCGCCTTCAGCGACGCACGCGTGGTGTTGGCGTCGATGCCGATGCCCCACATGACCTTGTCGCCGATCGCGCACTCGATGTACGACGCTGCCAGGGACTCGGCGCCCTCGCTCATCGTGTGCTCCTGGTAGTCCAGCAGCCGCGCGTCCACACCCGTCGCGGACAGCGCCGCGAAGAAGGCGGAGATCGGGCCGTTGCCGGTGCCGGTCAGCACGGTGTCGACGCCGTCCACGACCGCCTCGACGGTCAGGGTGTCGCGCCCGTCGGTGTCCGTCGTCGTCTGGCCGGAACGCAGCTGGATGCGGCCCCAGGCGTTGTCCGGGTTGGGCAGGTACTCGTCGCGGAAGACCGACCAGATCTCCTTCGGCGTGACCTCGCCGCCCTCGGCGTCCGTCTTCGCCTGGATGATCTTCGAGAACTCGATCTGCATGCGGCGCGGCAGGTCCAGCTTGTGGTCGTTCTTGAGGACGTACGCGATCCCGCCCTTGCCCGACTGGGAGTTGACCCGGATCACGGCCTCGTACGAGCGGCCGACGTCCTTGGGGTCGATCGGCAGGTACGGGACCGCCCACTCGATGTCGTCGACCGTGACGCCCTTGGCCGCCGCGTCCGCCTCCATGGCGTCGAAGCCCTTCTTGATGGCGTCCTGGTGGGAGCCGGAGAAGGACGTGTAGACCAGATCGCCCGCGTAGGGGTGGCGCGGGTGGATCTCCATCTGGTTGCAGTACTCGGCGGTGCGACGGATGTCGTCGATCTGCGAGTAGTCGATCTGCGGGTCGACGCCCTGCGAGAACAGGTTCATGCCCAGGGTGACCAGGTCGACGTTGCCGGTCCGCTCGCCCTGCCCGAACAGGCAGCCCTCGATACGGTCGGCGCCCGCCATGATGGCCAGCTCGGCGGCGGCGACGGCGGTGCCGCGGTCGTTGTGGGGGTGCACGGACAGGCATACGTACGGGCGGCGCGACAGGTTGCGCGACATCCACTCGAAGCGGTCCGCGTGCGTGGAGGGCGTCGAACGCTCCACCGTGGCAGGCAGGTTGAGGATGATCTCGCGGCCCTCGGCCGGCTGCCAGACGTCACAGACCGCCTCGCAGACCTCCAGGGCGAAGTCCAGCTCGGTGTCGGTGAAGATCTCCGGCGAGTACTGGTAGCCGAAGGTCGTCTCCGGGCCCAGGATCTTCTCCGCGTACTCCATGACCAGCCGCGTGCCGTCGATCGCGATCTGCTTGATGTCGTCCTTCGAGCCGCGGAAGACGACCCGGCGGAAGGTCGGCGCGGTCGCGTTGTACAGGTGGACGGTCGCGCGGTTCGCGCCGCGCAGCGACTCCACGGTGCGCTCGATCAGGTCCTCGCGGGCCTGGGTCAGGACGGAGATCGTCACGTCCTCGGGGATCGCGCCCGGCTCCTCGATGATGGACCGTACGAAATTGAAGTCGGTGTCGCCCGACGACGGGAAGCCGACCTCGATCTCCTTGAAGCCCATCTTCACCAGCAGGTCGAACATCTCGCGCTTGCGGGCGGGGCTCATGGGGTCGATCAGCGCCTGGTTGCCGTCGCGCAGATCGGTGGAGAGCCAGCGGGGGGCTGCGGTGATCCGGGCGTTCGGCCACGTGCGGTCGGAGATGTCGACCTGCTCGTACGGCTTGTACTTGTGCACCGGCATTCCGGACGGCTTCTGCGTCTGGGTGGCGTTGGTGATCGGCGTCGGATTCGACATCTGCGTAGGGCTCCTCGTGTCCGTCTCTGGGGGACGGCCGACGGTTTTGCTGCAACGCCAAGACCCGCGGGGAGGGGGTCGGCCTACGACTACAGACCCTCGCCGCGGCAACTAAGAAGAAGCAGCCCGAAACGCATGATGTCCAGCAGAGTAGCCCAGCAGCCCCACGAGCGCCGTACCCGTATCAGTATGCGGGATCGCCTATACGTAACGCCTAAACGGCGAAGCTTCACTCCATTTCGGGAAATCATGGTGGCATCTAGTGACAGTGGCA
The sequence above is drawn from the Streptomyces sp. NBC_01465 genome and encodes:
- the leuA gene encoding 2-isopropylmalate synthase codes for the protein MSNPTPITNATQTQKPSGMPVHKYKPYEQVDISDRTWPNARITAAPRWLSTDLRDGNQALIDPMSPARKREMFDLLVKMGFKEIEVGFPSSGDTDFNFVRSIIEEPGAIPEDVTISVLTQAREDLIERTVESLRGANRATVHLYNATAPTFRRVVFRGSKDDIKQIAIDGTRLVMEYAEKILGPETTFGYQYSPEIFTDTELDFALEVCEAVCDVWQPAEGREIILNLPATVERSTPSTHADRFEWMSRNLSRRPYVCLSVHPHNDRGTAVAAAELAIMAGADRIEGCLFGQGERTGNVDLVTLGMNLFSQGVDPQIDYSQIDDIRRTAEYCNQMEIHPRHPYAGDLVYTSFSGSHQDAIKKGFDAMEADAAAKGVTVDDIEWAVPYLPIDPKDVGRSYEAVIRVNSQSGKGGIAYVLKNDHKLDLPRRMQIEFSKIIQAKTDAEGGEVTPKEIWSVFRDEYLPNPDNAWGRIQLRSGQTTTDTDGRDTLTVEAVVDGVDTVLTGTGNGPISAFFAALSATGVDARLLDYQEHTMSEGAESLAASYIECAIGDKVMWGIGIDANTTRASLKAVISAVNRAAR
- a CDS encoding TerB family tellurite resistance protein, with the protein product MLPARGHSGKKSIIWAVRTSWETVGDGEFFCADCGGDRNYRRRTGRRRLTVLGVPLLKRGTEGPVVECAACQTHFGLDALDHPTTTRFSAMLRDAVHTVALAVLAAGGASSRTATAVAASALRAAGYDDCSEEQLGILAEALTADADPCGVALAIELHEALEPLAPHLAPAGRESILLQGARIALADGPYSPAEREVLTAVGGALALCDEDTVRLLAAAARTPS